GGAGCGAAGTCCTCCTTGGAACCCGTGTAACCGGGGAGCAGCACGACGGTGGCGTCCGGGTTCCGGCCGCCGGCGAGACGGGCGCGAAGGGCGGCCAGTTCGCTGCTGCCGCCTGGCAGCCTGACGTGCTCGGCGTGGTGCGGGGAGATCTGGGAGGCGGGAAGGACGGTCACACCTTCGAGTGTGCCCCATCGAAGCCGCGATCGGCAGACAGGCTTCTCGGGAGGGATCGGCGGGAAGGCCGTGAGGAACCCGCGATGAGTCCGAGAGGAACCCATGAGCAGCCCGCGAGGACTCCGCCGAGTACCTGTGGCGCGGGCCGTCTCGACGTCGACGACGGATCGGCCTCGCACCGGACGGGCTCGGCCCCGGTCAGCGCAGCGCCACGAGGGTGTCGCCGCGCTGCTCGAGCAGAACCGGCCCGATCGAGTCCATGGTGATCGGACCATCGTGATCGCCGCGATCCACCGGCAGCTCACCGAGCCGTTCGCCGGTGCTCGGGTCCAGCACGGCCAGCGCGCCGGGGACGGGGACGAGCAGGGTGCCCGCGAACAGCGTGCCCGATCCCAGGGTGTCCGCCGTCGTCCAGAGCAGCCGCCCGTCGTCGGCGGACAAGGCCGTGGTCGTGCCCGCCGCGTACCAGAAGACGTGCTCCTCGGTGATCGTCGTGAGCGGGACCGGCCGGGCGGCCGTGTCGAACTCGTCTTCGGTGAAGGGCAGCGGCGAGTGCTCGACCCTGATGCCGTGCGAGTCGTAGACGATCAGGGTGGGCGGTGACGGGGCGGCGATGACGGTGAAGGCGTCGGAGGTCGCGATCACCGTCGTGTCGGGCTCGTCGAGCGGCACGCTGAAGTCCTCCTCCGGCCGATCGTCGTCCTCCGGCCGGGCCTTCAGGACCGTGAGCCTTTCGGCCGGGTCCTCGGCGCAGCGCTCGATGACGGCGAGCCGGGCGTCGCCCGCGGCGAAGGCACGGTGCTCACAGTCGACCCTCGGCTGCCTGTCGGGGTTGACCAGCGCGGGAACACGGCCGTACTGGAGGGTGCGCACGAGGTTGGACCCCCACACCTCGGTGAGGCGCCTGCCGGTCGCGGTCAGATAGGTGCCGTCGCCGAGCAGCGTGGTGTCCTGCTCGGCGTCGGTGTTGCGCTGCGGGCCACGCTCCCCGGTGTCGCCGTCCAGCGAGGTGACCTCGCTGCAGTTCCGCGACTTCGCATAGACCGCGACGGCGCGGTCCCACTGGGCTCCCACCGTGCACAGCGGCAGGTCGCGTTCGTAACTCCAGCGGCCCTCGCCGCTGAACGGGTCGAGCCCGCGCACGGTGCCGTCCGCACCGACGACGACCGAGGGCCCCGCCACCGAGGGTCGATCGGTGGCAGGACTCGGTGCGCTCCACACCTCCGCGAGCGACGGCGGCAGGCGGGTGGGCGGCGCGGGCACCTCGGCGGACTCGCCGGCGGTCCGCAGCGTGGTCGCCCGCAGATCGCCCGTGTACCACGACACGGCCCCCACGCCGAGGGCCACGACGACGATGAGCACGACGACCAGCACGTCGACCTTCGTGCGTCGTTCTGGTCGAACCATCTCCCCGCTCCGGCTGTCCGCTCGCCGCGAGGACCCTCATCGCCCCGCGTTCGACGTGTCGTCAGTCTGCCGGTCGCTCCGCCGCGGCCTCGGCTCCGGTGTCGGCCGCGCCCTCGGTCTGACCGCTGCCGCGACGGCGCCGCCTGCGCCTGCGGGAGCGTTCGGGAGAGGTGGACTCCGGTCCCGAGTTGTCCGGCGACCTGGTCTCGGCGCCGTGCTCGGGCGTCGCGTCCACCGAGACACCGCCACGGGTGCGTCGCCGGGTCCGGCTTCGCCGGGGGGCGCTGCGAGGAATCTCCTCCTCGTCACCGGTCGACGCCTCCGAGGAACGGCCGCTCGACGTCGTGGAGCCCTCGTCCGCGCCGCGGCCGGTCTTACGCCCGCCGCGCTTCCTGTTGCGCCGCTCACCGGGGCTGAGATCCTCCACCGGCTCGGCCTCCAGGCCCTCCCTGGTCCGCTTGCCCAGCGGCAGCCTGCCGCTGACGGACTCCGGGATGTTGATGTCGCTGTAGAGGTGTTCGGAGGTCGAGTACGTCTCGACGGGCTCGGGGATGCCCAGCTTCAGCGCGTCGTCGATGAGCTTCCAGCGCGACTCCTCGTCCCAGTCCACCAGCGTGACCGCGACGCCCTCGCGCCCCGCCCGTCCGGTGCGACCGATCCGGTGCACATAGGTCTTCTCGTCGTCGGGGCACTGGTAGTTGATGACGTGGGTGACGCCCGTGACGTCGATGCCTCGGGCGGCGACGTCGGTGGCGACCAGGATGTCGACCTTGCCCGCGCGGAAGGCGCGCAACGCCTGCTCCCTGGCGCCCTGTCCCAGGTCGCCGTGCACGGCGGCGGCGGCGAAGCCCCGTTCGCTCAGCTCGTCGGAGATCTTCTGTGCCGTCCGCTTGGTACGCGTGAAGATCATGCTGAGGCCTCGGTCGGCCGCCTGCATGACGCGGGCGAGCAGTTCCACCTTGTCCAGGGCGTGTGCCCGGTAGACGAACTGCCTGGTGCGCTCGTGGATCGCGCCCGCGTCGACCTCCTCGGCCCTGATGTGGGTCGGCTGAGTGAGGAAGGTCCTGGCCAGGGTGATGATCGGGCCCGGCATGGTGGCGGAGAAGAGCATCGTCTGCCGCTCGTCCGGCACCATGCGCAGGATGCGTTCGATGTCCGGAAGGAAGCCCAGGTCGAGCATCTCGTCGGCCTCGTCGAGGACGAGGTTGCGAATCTTGCCGAGGACCAGGTGCCGCTGTTCGGCGAGGTCGAGCAGCCTGCCCGGCGTGCCGATCACGATGTCGACTCCCGAGCGCAGCGCCTGGATCTGCGGCTCGTAGGGCCTGCCGCCGTAGACCGCGAGGGTGCGGATGCCGAGGTGTCGGCCCGCGTCGTTGATGTCGCGCGTCACCTGGAGGCACAGCTCACGGGTCGGCACGACCACCAGCGCCTGCGGCGTCCCGTCGCCGGGCAGCACGGCGCGCTGGAGCAGCGGGATGCCGAAGCCCAGCGTCTTGCCGGTGCCG
This genomic stretch from Actinoalloteichus hoggarensis harbors:
- a CDS encoding PQQ-binding-like beta-propeller repeat protein, with amino-acid sequence MVRPERRTKVDVLVVVLIVVVALGVGAVSWYTGDLRATTLRTAGESAEVPAPPTRLPPSLAEVWSAPSPATDRPSVAGPSVVVGADGTVRGLDPFSGEGRWSYERDLPLCTVGAQWDRAVAVYAKSRNCSEVTSLDGDTGERGPQRNTDAEQDTTLLGDGTYLTATGRRLTEVWGSNLVRTLQYGRVPALVNPDRQPRVDCEHRAFAAGDARLAVIERCAEDPAERLTVLKARPEDDDRPEEDFSVPLDEPDTTVIATSDAFTVIAAPSPPTLIVYDSHGIRVEHSPLPFTEDEFDTAARPVPLTTITEEHVFWYAAGTTTALSADDGRLLWTTADTLGSGTLFAGTLLVPVPGALAVLDPSTGERLGELPVDRGDHDGPITMDSIGPVLLEQRGDTLVALR
- a CDS encoding DEAD/DEAH box helicase, yielding MREAIPLTTRTENEHPDIDENDDTDLRSLEHSQTGVPDEDPSHPLQPAAETPAQAATFAELGVHPDIVRALAEAGIERAFAIQELTLPLALQGEDVIGQARTGTGKTLGFGIPLLQRAVLPGDGTPQALVVVPTRELCLQVTRDINDAGRHLGIRTLAVYGGRPYEPQIQALRSGVDIVIGTPGRLLDLAEQRHLVLGKIRNLVLDEADEMLDLGFLPDIERILRMVPDERQTMLFSATMPGPIITLARTFLTQPTHIRAEEVDAGAIHERTRQFVYRAHALDKVELLARVMQAADRGLSMIFTRTKRTAQKISDELSERGFAAAAVHGDLGQGAREQALRAFRAGKVDILVATDVAARGIDVTGVTHVINYQCPDDEKTYVHRIGRTGRAGREGVAVTLVDWDEESRWKLIDDALKLGIPEPVETYSTSEHLYSDINIPESVSGRLPLGKRTREGLEAEPVEDLSPGERRNRKRGGRKTGRGADEGSTTSSGRSSEASTGDEEEIPRSAPRRSRTRRRTRGGVSVDATPEHGAETRSPDNSGPESTSPERSRRRRRRRRGSGQTEGAADTGAEAAAERPAD